GACGGCGCCGGCGGCTGCGAGCTGGTGGTGTGCCGCTTGCAGCGCTTCCTCTGCCGCGCGTTGCCCGACCACGCGTTCACTTGAGGTGATGCGCCTTGCGACGTGATCTTCCTCGAGCAACGCGATCCGCTGGTTGATCCCCACGATCTGTTCCAGCAGCACACTGATCGGCGAGGTGTCGGAGGCAGCCCGGGGCCGCCCGAGCCGGTGGAGGATGCGCCTGGTGACCTCGTCGTCAAGCAACGGGGCGCTGATGCTCAGACCGCCCCGTTCCGGATGAGAAGGGTCCTTCTGGCAGACGTATCGGAGGGTTGGGTTCGCGCCGGGGGCGGATGTGTGGCCGGCGATGGTCAGGCCTGCACCGCACTTGCCGCACCGTGCGATCCCGCCCAACAGGCTCGGCCGCGCCGTCGTGGTGCGGCGCCGGGCCGGGTCGGCGAGGATCGCACGAATCCGCGCCGTCTCTTCCGGGGTGATGATCGGCTCTCAATCACCAGGACCGAGGATTTCCCGCCCGCCGGCGGGATCCGCGCGGGTGCCGGGGGAGTACGCGCGCTGCCCGGAGATGCGCGCGGAGGCCAGCAGGCTGCGCACCGTGTAAGGGTGCCACAGCCCCGACGTGCCGCTCCCGGCGCGCAGCGGCGGGATCTGTGAGCGGTTCAGCCAGGCGGTGATCGACCGGATCGACTCGCCGGCGAGGAAGCGGTCGGCCATCTGCCGGATCACCGCCGCCTGCTCCGGGATGAGCACCCCGCCCGGCCCGTAGCCGTAGCGGGACGGCCCATGCCAGCGGCCCTGCTCCGCGAGACGCTGGTTCGCGCGTTTGACCCGATCGGACTTGTGTCCGGACTCGTAGGCGGCGATCGCGACGAGCTGCCTGGCCATCAGCCGGCCCTCGTTCGTGTTCAGATCGAACCCGCCTCCTTGCACCGACTCGATCCGCACCGGGTGATGCTCGACCAGATCGATGAGGCTCTCCAGCTCACGCGGCTGCCGGTAGAGGCGATCGACATGCCACACCACGATGTGCGTAACACCGCCCTCCACCTGCGCGATGAGGGCGTCATAGCCGGGGCGCCGGCCCCCGTCGAATGCCGAGACGTCGTTGTCGATGAATACCGGCGGATCATCGAAACCCAACCGCGCCGCCAAGGCCAGGCAGTCCTCCTGCTGGCGCAGCACCCCGCCACGGACCCCGGCGCGATCCTGCGAGATCCGCAGATACACCGCCGCAGCGGCCCGTTCCGCCCTGTCCGGGTTCAAGTCGTTCACGTGATCATGAGTCCGGTGCCCCGGTCTCTACCCCGATGACGATGCTACGGCCAGCGTCGAGAGCGCTTTGGACGACGGATACAAGGTCGTCGGTTGCCGTTCCGCGTGTCCCGATAAGTCCCGTGCTGACCAGCGCAGCGAAGGATGTGTTGCCCAGAGATCTCGCCTTGAGTGGTCCTTCTACGATGCGGGCGGCGCCTCTTTCGCCGTGCATGGACGCCATGAGCGATTGAACATAGTCGGTGGGCACGTAGCTGCCCGGCATCAGCTTGAGATCGTTTACGTCGAATGCCGCATTTCGGCGGCAGAACTTGAAGTAGGTGACGGGTGCGCCCAGCCGGTAGTTCAAGTGGTTCGACGAGTCGAATGCGGCCTGCTGATGGATCGACTCCACTGCGACAAGCCGCTGGCGCTCGAGCTCGAATTGTTGGTCGGGGTAGTAGACCCACTCGGCGGCGCGGTGCTCCATCATCTTGTACTGGACGAGCACGAACGATTCGTTCGAGTGGTTGTAGTAGATGAGATCGGCGCCGGTTGCCTTTTCGATCGGACCTTTGTTTGCGTTCACCACAGTCAGCGTCCGCTGCCCGCTATGAAAGGTCATCGCCGCTGCGTGCTCTGTCTCGAGGCCAACCCAGTCCAGGAAGTTCCGGGCGTCCTTATCGATCACTTGGTCTTCAAGCTGATGAGCATCCGCAAGCCGGGCGAGAAAGGGGGCCGAGGAGGTCTCCCGCGACATGTATCGCAGGCCCCCTCGAAGATTGGTGCTGCCTCCGAAAATCTCCGTGGCGACCATCACAGCGTCGCGTTCCTGGAGAAGGATGCGCCCTTCTGCAGCGCTTGGGGGCGTGAAGGGACGAACGGAATCAGACAAGAACCTCAGCCTCGCGCGGGTGGGCTCCGCGATTCGAAGAAGTCCGTCCCAAACCCGCTGCGAGGTTTTCGGCGACAGGAGTCGACCGTCGAGCCCCTCCTCGAAGACGCGCTTCTGGTCTGTCGTGAGATCGATCTCTGCTCGCAGTTCATCGACATCGAGCAAGAAGTCGAACATGATCAGCGGATCGAATGCATACCGTGTCTGCACGGTAGTGGCGCGACCCGCGGGTCGCATGACGCCGGCACCCACGATGTAAGCCCCAGGCGACGGGGCGGCGCCCCAGTCGGAGTACTCCATCGCATCCGAGTCAGCGAGCACGATGCATAGCCGCACGCTGCCGGCACCAGGAACTTCATCCCGACGCAGGGCGACGGTCATGCGTTCCGACGACTGAGCGCGCCGGTGGAAGGCATCCAGCTCGGCGCTGTCCGCGACGCGATAAAGGACGACGTTCATGGCACCTCAGAGCTCAGGAAAGATCTCAGCCACGAGGTCGTGGGAGCGGCGAACGGAGGAAACGGTAACGACGATCGGAAAGGCTGGGGCAGTCATCGGGTGCGCAGCCATGTTCCTCAACTCTCGGGCAAACGTCAGCGTCTCCACTACATCGGGCTCAGGGTCAGTCTCTCGTTCGAAGCGTGCAACTAGTCGGCTGAATGTGGTGTTCTTGCCCGCGGTGAAACGGTAACGAAGAGCGGCCTCGACAGCCTGCAAACTCTTCTCCATCGCGAGGGCCGCGAACTCGTAGTGGATAACGCTCGTTCCGAGCAGGTCGACGGACAGTTGAAGGAGCGCGGCTACATCGGCGGGGGTGCTCGTCGTGCGCGCGAAGGTTTGGGCGTGTACTGACACCGTCTCAGGGGTCATGAAGATCGGGCCTGACTCATTGCCGGTCGCGACGATTGACGAGTGCGTGGCTCGTTGGTCGAGCGCGAAGGTCCAGGCTGTCGGGTGGGGGTCGAATGTCATAAGGTGGCCTGCAGGTCGGTCTCAAGCGCGGCGAGGTCTTTCCGGGCGGTGGCGATGAACTTGAGCCCGCAGTCGAGGCAGTAGTGAAAGTTGTCGCGTTCGATCTTGATCACCAAGATCCGGTCGCCCTTGAGGAGGACGTGGCGCTTGTTCCCTTTGCAGTAGTGCTTCTTGCCGGCGACACCGGCAGTGAGCGACTTGAGCAGAGATCGTTGGCTACCCATGACGCAGCTCCTCTTCCACGCTGTCGACGATCTTCGGCAGTTCGTTGATGAGATGGTCCAGGTCTGCGGCGGAGTACTCGCTGCGGGTGGTTGCGCCGCTGGGGACCGTCTTCCTGATCCGGAGGTCGATCGCGGACTTCACGACCTTGAAGTTCTCACGGGTCCTATCGAAGTCGCGGCCGGCGTGCTTGAGGCTGTGCTTGGCGAGGAGTTTGCCGACGGCGGTCTTCACGAGCTCGTCGAGAAGCGCCCGCTTCGCCTTACGGGACGCCTGCTTGGTGGGGGTGATCCGCTGCAGGCGGTCGAACTGCTCACCCGTGCTGATACCGGCATCTTTCAGGACTGCGAGCGCCGCTGCGACCTTGGGGTCGGCGGTGAGCAGGGTGAGGCTCTCGAGCAGGACATCGTCTTGAGCGGTGATCACTGGGAGGCTGCCGCCTCCGCCGTTGCCTCCGGGGCAGGGTTCGCGGGTCGGGGTGGGTTCGATGAGGTCTTCGTCGATCAGGTTGGCGAAGAACGCCTGGTCCGCTTCGGCGAACTGCTGGAAGTCCGTCCAGACCCCGGTGATGTTGCCTCCAACATGGAAGACCACCACTCCGTCGTTGACGGTGTCGAAGGGGTCTACGCCGGGGATGGTACGCATGATGCGGCCGACGAACTGCATGAACGGGCCAAGGTTGCTGAAGATGCTGAACACCGCGGCGACGCTGAGGTACGGGTGATCGAAGCCTTCGCCAAGCTTCCGCACCTGCACGATGACGTCGAGCTCGTGGTTGTCGAGCTTCTCGTGGATCCGTTCGTTCGCCTTCTCCGCGAGCTGGCTATGGACGAAGTCGGCACGCATCCCCAGTTCGCGGTACTTCGCGACGACCTGCTTGCAGTGCTCCATGTTGAGAGCGGAGGCGATGATCTTCAGGCGGGGCTGTCCGGTGGCCTCTCGCATCTCCTGAAGCTTGCGGATGGATGCTTCGGCGATCGTGGTGAGGGTGGCCTCGGAGCTGACGATGCTGCGTCGGAAGCCGGCATCCTCCTCGCCGAGACGGCGCACCTCATCCAGAGAGACCTCGACCTCGGCGTCTCCCTCGTGGCGAACGTAGTGCAGCGTCGTCGGGTTCAGTCGGTATCCGTTGATGCGCTTGACGTACCCCTTCTCGACGGCCTTGGAGATCGGGTAGCTGTAGATGACCTCGCCGGTCATCACTTTCCCGTCTGCTCGAGCCGGGGTCGCGCTCACGTTCAGGATTCGCGCATCGGGGAACTTGCGTCGCAGCACGTCCCAGCTCTCGGCGACGTTGTGGTGGCCCTCGTCGAAGAGGATCAGGTCAAAGAAGTCGCTGGGGAGCTTCGCGAGCCACTTGTTGTTCTCGCGCTGCAACTGCTGGATATTCGTGACGACGATGTCGGCTTCCTCAAGGTCGCCGACGTTGCTCGAGGCCCCGCGAATCTCCGCGGGCTCAGGGAACGCCTCGCGGTCGAGAACCTTCCGCTTCGTGTAGAAGTAGTTCGGGTTGCTCGGTGTGAGGTCGCCAAGCAGCTGGTCGGCGATCTTCAGGTTCGGCGCAACCAGTAGCGTGCGCCTCGACTTCACGGCGAAGGGCGCAAGGGCGAGGAGTCCGGACTTGCCGCACCCGACTGGCAGGACGACCGACACCTCGCGGCCGTCGGCAGCTTGAAAGTCGTGGTTTTCGATCGCCTCATAGGCGAGGATCTGCGGCTCGCGCAGCTCGGGATTGCCGGCAACCGTGGGGTGCGCGACGACGTACTGGTCGGTCTTCACTTACTGCTCCGAACATGATGGTGATGGGTTGGTGTTTATGCTGGGAGCGGGACCGCCCGCCAAGGCGGCCCCGCTTGGTTCACGCGAAGTCTCAGCCGCTCAGCTCTTGTTCTTGTGGACCACCGTCGTTCTCGGGTTGCGCTTCGCGTAGCTGAGCTTCACGAAGCGTCCCGAGACGGCGCTGCGCGCGTGGCCGCGTGACGCGGCCGGTCTTCCCTTGGGCATGTCTGTCACCTCTTTCCTTGAGGTCGTGCGAGGGTCATCAGCTGGCCTCGCTTATCCAGTCGGCGATGCCGATCCGGATCGCCGGCGGCAGCGTGCGAACGGTGAAGTCGGTGATCGACCAGGCGACCTGGCTGCGGCTCACCGAGCGCAACCCTTCGATGGCGGCCATCGACATCTCTTCCGACTTGACGTCCTGCAGGACCGAGACCAGCACGTCCCGCACGTGCCAACGGTTGTGGTCCGGGCCAAGGACGGCGAGGGCAGCGACCGCCATGCGCAGGATGCTGGAGTCGCCGGTGACATCGACGGCGCGGCGCATGAAGTTCGCGAGCACGTCGCAGTACTCGAACGAGAAGCCCGTGCGCTTGACGTAGTCGGTGAACCGCTCGAACAGACGACGGAACGCGCCACGGTCCCGGTTCCAGAGGAACTCGATGGACGACGAGGTGCACCACGGCAGCACGCGGCTGAGCGCCTTCATGTCGTCCTCGTCGGATTCGTCGAGAAGAGTGGCCCACTCGAGCATCTCGATCAGATCGGCCGGTGTCGTTGACGGGCTCAGCATCCGGTCGCGGAGCCGTTCAGCGGTCTGTTCGCGGGATTCCCAGTTCTCGTACTCCTGGTGAGTGCCGAGCGAACGCTCGACGGCCTCGAGGAACTCGGCGACAGAACCGTACCGGCTGGCAGGGTTGTTCGCGGTGGCGCGCTCGACGACGGGTCGCAGGGGCCCTGCCGCCATCTCGGTGTTCACCGGGTACTCCTGGGTCACGAGTTCCTGCAGGATCTTGCCGAGGCTGTAGACGTCCGAGCGGTGATCGGCGCTGCGCGCTCGCGCCCACTGCTCGGGGGCCGCGTAGACCCAGGAGCCCATGCCTGCCCGGAGCGTCGATGTCAGAGGTGTGGTGCCCCGCTCGGCCTCAACCGCCAGGCCGAAGTCGGAGACGGCCCATTCCCCGCTCTCGAGACGGAGCACGTTCGCCGGCTTCAGATCGCGGTGGTAGACGCCGTTGCTGTGGATGTATGTGAGTCCGGCGCAGATCTGGCGCATGATGTCCACGATCAGTGGTGGGTTGCCGTCGACCTTCTCGATGAAGTCGGCCAGGCTGCCCTGCGCCAACGGCATCGCGTACCAGACGTCCTGCTCGTCGGTCTCGCCCTGCGCGATCACGGAGATCACGTTGGGATGGGTAAGCCCTTCCAGCAGCCGTAGTTCTCGCTTGAAGCGGCTGATCGCCTCCGGGTCCACGGTTGCCGTGTCCCGCAGGACCTTGACCGCAACGAGGTTCCCGGTCTTCCGGTCGGTTGCGCGGAAGACGTCGGCGAATCCGCCGCTTCCGATCGCCGGAAGTTCGAGGATGAACCGTCCACCCAGGGTCCGGACGGTGAGGTCGGACTTCGGGCGTCCGGCTTTCCTCTGCCGCAGGCCGGATCCGTTCCAGGCCTTGACGACGTCCAGATCCCAAATGGGGCCTTGAGCGATCTCACCGACCGCATCCGGGAAGTCGGGTCGCTGGCGCAGCGCGGCGATCCGCTGGGGCGTCACTCCCAGTTCTTCCGCGACCTCGCTCAGTCCGCCGAGCCTCATGCTCCGCTCCTCCCATGATCGAAATTGTTGTCCATATGACAAGTATATCACGGAAATGGTTTGGTTATGATCAACTATTAGTGAATCGAGTCGAAGCTCACGGGTGATTGCCCGAACCAGGTCGTTGGCCCGTGGGCGGAGGGCTCGCTGCCGCGCCCGTTCAGTGGGCTCGCGCGGAGGCGAGTGGAGGCGTAAAGCAAGCGTCCATGCGGCCGGGCGGAGCCACATAAACCCAGATCAAGCAGTACTTCTGGGGGAAAAATGTAGGGGGAATTGCAGCGAAGACCACCCTGCTCCACGCGCTCGCCGGCATCACGGTGCCCGACGCGGGCGGCATCCGCCTCGCCCTCCCCGGCGCGCAGGTGCCGGACGTCGCCTCCCTCTCCGACCGCGAGCGCTCGCGCCTGCGTCGCGAGGCCTTCGGTTTCGTCTTCCAGCAGGGCTTCCTCGTGCCCGAGCTCACCGCGATCGAGAACGTCGCCCTCGCGCTCATGGTGACCGGCATCCGCCGTGCCGAGGCGGAGCGCCGCGGCGGCGAGTGGCTCGCCCGCCTCGGTCTCGGCGGCATGGAGGATCGGCGCATCGGCCAGCTCTCCGGCGGCCAGGCGCAGCGCGTCGCCATCGCGCGAGCCCAGGTGACCGGCGCCGGCGTCGTCTTCGCCGACGAGCCGACGGGCGCGCTCGACTCGCGCACCTCGGGCGAGGTCATGGACGCGCTGCTCGGCGCCACCACCGGCGACGGGCGAACGCTCGTCGTCGTCACCCACGACGCGGCGGTCGCGGCGCGCTGCGACCGCACCGTGCACATGGCCGACGGCCGCATCCTCGACGAGGTGTCGGCGTGATCGCCCGCCTGGCCTGGATGCTGGGGCGGCCGGGGCGCGGATCGCTCGGCCTCGCCGTCCTCCCCGTCGCCGCCTTCGCGGTGACGACGACGCTCATCATGACGGTGCTCGGCGGCGCCCAGGCCTTCTGGGGCGGCGGCGCCGGGGACGGCGCCGGGGACGAGCGCGTCATCTACGCCTTCCTCGCGGCCCTCGCGCTCGCGATCCTCGTCGTCCCGCTGCTGTCGCTCGGCGCCTCCGCCGCACGGCTCGCGACGCGCCGCCGCGACGACCGGCTCGCCACACTGCGCCTCCTCGGCGCGAGCACCGGCACGGTCTCCGCGATCACCGTCCTCGAGACGGGCGCGCAGGCGCTCATCGGCGGGCTGCTCGGCTGGGCGGGCGCGCTGGCGCTGACGCCCGCGATCGGCCTCATCCACTTCCGCGGCGCGCCGCTCACGGCAGAGGCCGTCATCCTGCACCCGGGGATCGCGACGCTCGTGGTGCTCGGGGTGTCGGTCGTCGGCCTCGCGAGCGCCATGCTCGGCCTCCGGCGCGTGTCGCTGTCGCCCCTGGGCGTGCGGATGCGGAGCGACGCCGAGCGCTCGAGCTGGCCGGTCGCGGTCGTCGGCCTCGCGGTGCTGGCGCTCGCGGTCACGGCGACGAGCATGATCGGCGGGCTCGTGTCGGGGGCCGCGATGACGGTCGGCATCGGCGCCTTCGCGGCGACGCTCGCCGTGCTCGATCTGGTGGGGCCGTGGATGCTGCGGATCGTCGCGCGCGTCCGCCTCCGCCGTGCCTCGACGCCGGCCCGCCTGCTCGCGGCCCGCCGCATCCTCGACTCCCCGAAGGACGCCTGGCGTCAGGTCTCGGGCGTCGCGATGGCGACGTTCACGGCCGTGTTCACGGGCATCGGCGTCGCCGTGCTCGAGCTGGCGGGCGGCATCGACCCGAGCGATCCGGAGGGCGGGATGCTGCTCGTCGACATCCGGACGGGCGTCATCGTGACGGTCGTCGGCGCGTTCCTCACGGTGGCGTGCTCGGTGGGCGTCAACCAGGCGGCCGGCATCCTCGACCGGCGCGAGCTCAACGTGAGCCTCGACCGCATGGGGGTGCCCCTGTCGACGGCGGATGCGGCGCGGCGTGGGGCGGTCCTCGTCCCGCTGCTCGCGACCTCCGTCTGGGCGGCGGCCTCGGCGGCGATCGTCGTGTTCCCGCTCGCCGGGATCGCGCTCATCTTCAACACGGGCACGCTGCTGCTCGTGGTGTCGTCGATCGGCGTCGGGGTCCTGCTCGTGGTGGGAGCGATCCGCGCCACGCGGCCGCTGCTGCGGGCGACCGTCGCCTCCGCCGGCTGAGGAGCGCCGCCGCAGCCGCCGCAGCCGACGCGTCCTGGCGCACCCGCCCGATACAGTCGGTGCATGGCAGCGCAGGACCCCACCACCGCCGAGCAGGACGCCGCCCGCGCGCAGCTCCTCGACATCCGCTCGAGCATCGACAACATCGACGCGGCCCTCGTGCACCTCCTCGCGGAGCGCTTCAGGTTCACGCAGCGGGTCGGCCTCCTCAAGGCGACTCACGGCCTCCCGCCGAGCGATCCGGACCGCGAGCGCGTGCAGATCGCGCGGCTCCGCTCGCTCGCGGAGGCGGCGCAGCTCGACCCGGCCTTCGCCGAGAAGTGGTTCAACTTCGTGGTCGCGGAGGTCATCCACCACCACGAGCGCCTCGCGGCGGAGCAGCCGGAGGCCTAGCCGCCGCTCCGGGGGCCTCTCCCCTTCTCACCCCTTCCGAAATGCAGGATGAACCCGCCCGAGACGGCCCGTCGCGACCGCGATGACGGCACCTGGCGTCTCCCCGTCCTGCATTTCGGAAGTGGCGATGCCCGGGGCAGACCCCGCATCCCCCGTCCCCTTCCGAAATGCAGGATGGCGGCGATCTGCAGCCGGACGGGGCACCGGGGCGACGGGGAGACTGCGCGATCGGTCCTGCATTTCGGAAGGGGTCGGGTGGCCGCCGCTCCGGTCAGCCGCCGATCGTCGCGGCGGGCGAGGTGCTCCGCCGGAAGCTCTCGTCGCCGAGGTAGGTGACCGCGATCTCGCGGTTCGCGGCGTCGCGCGTCGGCACGTGCACCGTGATGACGCCGCCGCTGCCCGGCTCGAGGGCGGCGCGCGCGAGCGTGCGGCCCTCGGCCGTGAAGAGCAGCACGCCCGTCGGGGCGAGCCCCCGCCAGCCGCCGATACGGGCCCGCAGGGTCGCGTAGGCGGCGGTCTGCTCGACGACGTCGAGGGATGCCGTGGTGCTCCCGCGTCCGACGACGAGCGGCACGGGGGCCGAGTCGAGCGCGAGCCCGGTGCCCGCCTGCGTCCAGCGCACGGCGAGCTCGCGCGTGCCGGCGGCGAGCCCCGCGGGAAGCGGCGCGGCGATCGTGCCGTCCTCGTCGAGCGTCCAGGTGCCCGGGTAGAGGCCGCCGGTCGCGGGGTCGAGGAAGCGCACCGTGCCCGCGGCCGGGAGGTTGCCGGTGTCGGCGATGATGACGGCCTCGCCCTCGGCATCCTGGCCCGAGGCGGCGCCCTCGGCGGTGAGCATGAGGCGCACGCGATGGTTCTGCCGCTCGCTCCAGCCGCTCGTCCAGCGGATCGCGGGCGTCTCGGCGACGCCGTCGGCGAAGCCGGCGCGGCTCGCGGTGACGCGGGCGGTGATCTGCCGCCCGCTGTCGGCGGCGGTCGGGGTGAGGCTCGTGCCCGTCGCGCGCAGCTGGCCGTCGACGTACCAGCGGGTCGTCGTCGTCACGCCGGGGAGGCGGAAGCGCGCGCGCACCACCGTGAGCCGCGCGCCGTCCTTCGCGATGGCGGCCCCGAGCGGCGCCGCGCCGAGCTTCGGCTCGCGGCTCAGCTCGACGCGAACGCGGGCGCTCGTCGTGCCCGACCACTCGACATCCAGGCGGATCCGGCCGGAGCGGCTCGCCCAGCTCCCGTCGGTGTCGATCGCGAGGTCGCGGTAGCCCTGGCGGCTCGTCGCGTGCTGCGAGGTGAGCGCGAGGGTGTCGGGTGCGGTGCTGCGGCTCGGGTCGAGCTTGAGGATGCGGATGCCGTCGCCGAAGCGGGTCGCGTAGCCGTCCTCGGTCGCGCAGGATCCCTTGCCGCAGAAGCCGGCGGCATCCCGCATGGCCTTGATGCCGGCATCCTGCCCGACCGGGGTCCGCAGCTCGACCCAGTAGAGGACGCCGGTGCCGGGCTCGACGATGCGGAGCACGCGCGGCCCGCTGCCGGTGCCGATGGCGCGGATCGTGCGGGAGGCGACGGCGTCGCTCTGGCCGGCGGGGAGCGCGAGCACCTCGCGCGAGTCGTCGCCGAGGAAGCCGAGACGGTCGAGGCCGGGGGCGGAGAGCGAGGGGATGCGGGGCTGGTCGGCGATCGAGAAGCCCATGACGTCGTACTGGTCGAGGTAGGGGTCGACGCGGCAGCCGGTCGGCGCCCAGGGGCCGGCGCCGTCGCGCGTGCCCTCGAGGGTGTCCGGTATCTCGCAGGTGTGGACGTTCGCGTGGCCGAGCCCGATGTTGTGCCCGAGCTCGTGCGCGAGGGTGTGGGCGTCGTAGCGGGTGCCGACGAGCGACTGGATGAGGCCGCCGTCGTCGCTCGTCTCGCCGAGCGTGCCGAGGCCGACGAAGCCGAGCGAGCGCCGGCAGCTGTCGCCGCCGTCGGGGGTGAGGACGACGAGGTGGCGTCCCGTGCCGGGGGCGAAGAAGCGGTCGGGGTCGGCGTTGAAGCGCGGGCCCGCCTCATCCCACCAGCGCGTGACGCTCGTCATGCCCGAGCCGCAGTCGATCGCGGAGGTGTAGCGGGTGAGGCCGGCGATGCCGACGCGGCTGATGACGCCGCCCGACTGCGCGGTCCAGTAGTCGCCGACCTGCGCGACGAGCGAGCGGACGGCGGCGTCGGCGAAGCTGCCGTGCGCGGCGCCGCCCTTCGGCCCGACGACGGCGATGTACA
The Homoserinibacter sp. YIM 151385 DNA segment above includes these coding regions:
- a CDS encoding chorismate mutase, producing MAAQDPTTAEQDAARAQLLDIRSSIDNIDAALVHLLAERFRFTQRVGLLKATHGLPPSDPDRERVQIARLRSLAEAAQLDPAFAEKWFNFVVAEVIHHHERLAAEQPEA
- a CDS encoding DEAD/DEAH box helicase — translated: MKTDQYVVAHPTVAGNPELREPQILAYEAIENHDFQAADGREVSVVLPVGCGKSGLLALAPFAVKSRRTLLVAPNLKIADQLLGDLTPSNPNYFYTKRKVLDREAFPEPAEIRGASSNVGDLEEADIVVTNIQQLQRENNKWLAKLPSDFFDLILFDEGHHNVAESWDVLRRKFPDARILNVSATPARADGKVMTGEVIYSYPISKAVEKGYVKRINGYRLNPTTLHYVRHEGDAEVEVSLDEVRRLGEEDAGFRRSIVSSEATLTTIAEASIRKLQEMREATGQPRLKIIASALNMEHCKQVVAKYRELGMRADFVHSQLAEKANERIHEKLDNHELDVIVQVRKLGEGFDHPYLSVAAVFSIFSNLGPFMQFVGRIMRTIPGVDPFDTVNDGVVVFHVGGNITGVWTDFQQFAEADQAFFANLIDEDLIEPTPTREPCPGGNGGGGSLPVITAQDDVLLESLTLLTADPKVAAALAVLKDAGISTGEQFDRLQRITPTKQASRKAKRALLDELVKTAVGKLLAKHSLKHAGRDFDRTRENFKVVKSAIDLRIRKTVPSGATTRSEYSAADLDHLINELPKIVDSVEEELRHG
- a CDS encoding recombinase family protein, producing the protein MNDLNPDRAERAAAAVYLRISQDRAGVRGGVLRQQEDCLALAARLGFDDPPVFIDNDVSAFDGGRRPGYDALIAQVEGGVTHIVVWHVDRLYRQPRELESLIDLVEHHPVRIESVQGGGFDLNTNEGRLMARQLVAIAAYESGHKSDRVKRANQRLAEQGRWHGPSRYGYGPGGVLIPEQAAVIRQMADRFLAGESIRSITAWLNRSQIPPLRAGSGTSGLWHPYTVRSLLASARISGQRAYSPGTRADPAGGREILGPGD
- a CDS encoding serine/threonine-protein kinase, producing the protein MRLGGLSEVAEELGVTPQRIAALRQRPDFPDAVGEIAQGPIWDLDVVKAWNGSGLRQRKAGRPKSDLTVRTLGGRFILELPAIGSGGFADVFRATDRKTGNLVAVKVLRDTATVDPEAISRFKRELRLLEGLTHPNVISVIAQGETDEQDVWYAMPLAQGSLADFIEKVDGNPPLIVDIMRQICAGLTYIHSNGVYHRDLKPANVLRLESGEWAVSDFGLAVEAERGTTPLTSTLRAGMGSWVYAAPEQWARARSADHRSDVYSLGKILQELVTQEYPVNTEMAAGPLRPVVERATANNPASRYGSVAEFLEAVERSLGTHQEYENWESREQTAERLRDRMLSPSTTPADLIEMLEWATLLDESDEDDMKALSRVLPWCTSSSIEFLWNRDRGAFRRLFERFTDYVKRTGFSFEYCDVLANFMRRAVDVTGDSSILRMAVAALAVLGPDHNRWHVRDVLVSVLQDVKSEEMSMAAIEGLRSVSRSQVAWSITDFTVRTLPPAIRIGIADWISEAS
- a CDS encoding FtsX-like permease family protein, with translation MIARLAWMLGRPGRGSLGLAVLPVAAFAVTTTLIMTVLGGAQAFWGGGAGDGAGDERVIYAFLAALALAILVVPLLSLGASAARLATRRRDDRLATLRLLGASTGTVSAITVLETGAQALIGGLLGWAGALALTPAIGLIHFRGAPLTAEAVILHPGIATLVVLGVSVVGLASAMLGLRRVSLSPLGVRMRSDAERSSWPVAVVGLAVLALAVTATSMIGGLVSGAAMTVGIGAFAATLAVLDLVGPWMLRIVARVRLRRASTPARLLAARRILDSPKDAWRQVSGVAMATFTAVFTGIGVAVLELAGGIDPSDPEGGMLLVDIRTGVIVTVVGAFLTVACSVGVNQAAGILDRRELNVSLDRMGVPLSTADAARRGAVLVPLLATSVWAAASAAIVVFPLAGIALIFNTGTLLLVVSSIGVGVLLVVGAIRATRPLLRATVASAG